Proteins encoded within one genomic window of Hermetia illucens chromosome 2, iHerIll2.2.curated.20191125, whole genome shotgun sequence:
- the LOC119649062 gene encoding uncharacterized protein LOC119649062, with product MKFTIIVLVAIGSAVAFSPPNHATGLYAPSLLSGASHSTGPLSISAAHLSGVSNAPTGPLFVPSNPAGNLNGNNAAYPGATLALHPGIRAPAVSSPYSAGYQKGFAPSHLIGASGSGYPIHGQSPIVPTIIGQSVGGQGTYGKL from the exons ATG aaattcaccatCATCGTTCTGGTTGCTATTGGCAGTGCCGTAGCTTTTTCACCACCCAATCATGCTACTGGCTTGTATGCGCCATCTCTTTTGTCAGGAGCTTCACATTCAACAGGACCTCTATCTATATCTGCTGCACATCTAAGTGGAGTTTCCAATGCTCCAACTGGACCCTTATTCGTTCCTTCTAATCCTGCAGGAAATTTGAATGGCAACAATGCTGCTTATCCTGGGGCTACTCTTGCTTTGCACCCTGGCATTCGGGCACCAGCGGTTAGCTCGCCCTATTCCGCAGGATATCAGAAAGGATTTGCTCCTAGTCACCTTATTGGTGCTTCTGGTTCAGGATATCCAATTCATGGACAATCACCAATCGTGCCAACCATTATAGGTCAGTCAGTAGGTGGTCAGGGTACATACGGCAAATTGTAA